One Pseudobdellovibrionaceae bacterium DNA window includes the following coding sequences:
- a CDS encoding mechanosensitive ion channel family protein, which yields MYNLLYELPYFDFLITLIASVFSGLVARIALKVFFKLLKKLKYSVDQKLLDQVYKPLSWLLFSLVWIFSLQFLSLSSAILPLFKLGFKLLFSVAAIWFFYSFSYVVSEVLSLWASKTENNLDDELVPLFSKLLRVSIVLLGSLMALQNIGVNVMSVVAGLGLGGLALALAAKDTAANLFGSIMILLDRPFKVGDWIVVDNFEGTVEAIGFRSTRLKTFYQSSIIIPNSVVANASINNMQDRSSRRLKFHLGVSYSTTPEQIEAFMEGIKNIILAQDSTDKTLYYVAFNEFGDFSLNILVQCFFQVADRKQELKARRILCMEILRLAHKLKIDFAFPTQSLHVESFPEKKSNNTSPLSRDEMIKELGAFSKGGSESKPQGLGLYND from the coding sequence ATGTATAACTTATTGTATGAATTGCCGTATTTTGATTTTCTTATTACCCTTATAGCTAGTGTATTTTCTGGGTTAGTTGCTCGCATTGCTTTAAAAGTTTTTTTTAAACTTTTAAAAAAACTAAAATACTCAGTAGACCAAAAGCTTTTAGACCAAGTTTACAAACCTTTATCGTGGTTATTGTTTTCGTTAGTTTGGATATTTTCTTTACAATTTTTAAGTTTATCTTCTGCAATTTTACCTTTATTTAAACTAGGGTTTAAGCTTTTATTTAGTGTTGCAGCGATTTGGTTTTTTTATTCTTTCTCTTATGTTGTATCAGAAGTATTAAGCCTGTGGGCTAGTAAAACAGAAAACAATTTAGATGACGAGCTAGTTCCTTTATTTTCCAAGTTACTTAGAGTGTCGATTGTGCTTTTAGGAAGTTTAATGGCTTTGCAAAACATAGGGGTAAATGTAATGTCAGTGGTCGCTGGTTTAGGCCTAGGTGGTTTAGCCTTAGCTTTAGCCGCTAAAGATACGGCGGCTAATTTATTTGGCTCTATTATGATATTATTAGATCGCCCTTTTAAAGTGGGTGATTGGATTGTTGTGGATAATTTTGAAGGCACTGTAGAGGCCATTGGTTTTCGCTCCACTCGTTTAAAAACCTTTTATCAATCTAGTATTATTATACCCAACTCGGTTGTTGCTAATGCAAGCATTAACAATATGCAAGACCGAAGTAGCCGACGCTTAAAATTTCATTTAGGAGTGTCGTACTCAACCACTCCCGAACAAATAGAAGCATTTATGGAAGGGATAAAAAATATTATTTTAGCTCAAGACAGTACAGATAAAACATTATATTATGTGGCCTTTAATGAGTTTGGTGATTTTAGTTTAAATATTTTAGTGCAATGTTTTTTTCAAGTAGCAGACAGAAAACAAGAGTTAAAAGCTCGCCGCATTTTATGTATGGAGATATTACGACTAGCTCACAAATTAAAAATAGACTTTGCCTTTCCTACGCAAAGTTTGCATGTGGAAAGTTTTCCAGAAAAAAAGTCTAATAACACAAGCCCTTTAAGTCGTGACGAAATGATTAAAGAGTTAGGTGCGTTTTCTAAAGGCGGATCAGAATCTAAACCACAAGGTTTAGGCCTTTATAATGATTAA